The Niallia circulans nucleotide sequence TAAGGCATAAAGAATTAATAGCGGTTTATGTGGGGCACGCTGGTCCCCTTTTTTCCATATTGATAATTTCTGAATCTTCGTTTTCAATTCATCTGCATTCATTACTATCACCATTCTATTGGGGTATGATAGATATAAGTATAACAAAAACCTAGAAAATTAACTTCTTAGTTTTTGCTTGTTTATTAAGGTGCAGCTATTTGAGGTGGAGTTAGATTTAAAAGAATTTTTACTAGCTAGACAATTACTCGTTTTTAAAGTAACAGTCCTTACTTAAATAATTTTTGAATCTCGATTATTTTATCCTCCTTAAAGATGAAGGAGTTTGTATTACTTCCTTCGTCTTTAGAAGTTGAGACAAGAAAAGAGTCATTACTATTAACAAACAATACTGCTTCTGGAATTTTCTCGTTCTTCATGATAACACTATAATAATCATCCAGATTTAAGGACCTAGGCTCTCTCACCCATTTTGCATCTGCAAAATCACTCATTATTTTCGATATTTCTTTTGGATTAGTAACATTCACGACTTGTTGTTTATTGCTATCAACACTTAACTTTGTGACTTCAATGGAGGTAATATCTTCATTGTTGATTCCGGTAACAGAATTAAAATCTTTATCTTTAAAATTAACATTGTAAATAATTATTCCTATCCCTCCAACAAGGATAATGGCTATCATAATGGTTAAGACTTTTTTCAAGTTAACACTCCTAATAAGACATTATTTATAATATGGAATAACCTATATTCCCCAGCCTAGCTTAAATCTACAAATAGCTATGCCCTATCTATTTTATAAACTATGCCAATAGTAAATTATCAATTTGTTCATTTTTCCAAAAATACTGTATAATGTAAAAAATGAACAAATTGGAGGTTCTTCCTATGACTGGTAAGCAAACAGCTGCAGAAAAACGCGAGCAACTACGGCAGCAAGAGTTAAAAAACAATCCGACAGGAACATTAAAGGATTCAATAGATAAAGCAGACAATGGCAGCACATTAGAGTTTACTGGTAACAGCAATTGGAAAGAAACTGGCTTTACGATTTTATTAATTGTAGTTGCTGTTTTAGGCTATTTTGGTTATCGATTACTTTTTAGCTGATATTATTTTAGATATTCGTTTATAGAGATTTAGGAAGTTGAATTTAGATTATTGCTGGTTTGAGTACAGCTTACTTTTATTTCCTTTCCTTTCCTATCTTATCTATACCTAAATCCTCCAATTAATGGAGGTTTTTTTGATGATTATCACAACTAAGTACTGTTCTATTATTTGCTGCAGGGAAAATGCTTATCACCAACAAACCAAGCTAATGATAAAACGGAAACTGTAATTAATATTGCTGGTAATATAACTTGTGCACCTTTTTTCAATTTATATGTACTGCTTCATTCACTTATTGTGTTTTAGTTGGCCTGGGCTTACTATATCCTGCGGCAAGAAACAAAAAGAATAATGACAATAAGATTCCAGTAGCTCCTTTTTCAAAGAAAGCAAAAAATGGCGGACTGACAGCTGCAAGCATAAAGAATAGTTTCATCATATTGTTAAGACGTCCTACTTTTATTAGATTTTTCCTCTAACCATTTTGCTCTTGATAATTGTCCCCATAATCCAAGTCCGCCTAAAATAATAACAATTCCAAGTGTAATCCAGATCATCTGTACTCCTCCTTGTAGGTATTTTTCCATTTTCTTACTACCTTTTTTTACGTGCGACTGTTAAAAAAGATTCATACCCTTATACATAATAAAGATAAATAACAATTTCGGATTATTTTTCGAAAAACAATCTAATTTTAATATTTGTTTAATCTCATATTGAGATATATAATAAAGATAAGAACAGAGGGAAAACGTTTTCAACTCAACCAATTCGTTACTTCTCACACTTAAGGGAGGATTTAAAATGAGCCGAGTAGAAAGAAATTCCAAAGTAAAGAAATTAATGGAGCAAACAAAATTCAATGAGAATGAAATCTCAAAAATGACAGATTCACAGATTGAATATTATCACTGGCTCTATTTTGTTGACTCAGAATATGACTATATGTAAATAAAATATATGCAAAATAAAAACCGGGACAATCCTCATAAACAGATTGTCCCGGTTTTGCTTTGCCAAAATCCCCTTGTAATCCACCAAAATGGAAAACCCGATTAGACATACTTCTTAAATTATTCAATGCTCCGTATTCTTTTACAATTCTATAAACGCTGAAACCTTTTAACCTCTCCTGCGTATTATCTTTAAACAATACCAAGGAGACAAAAAATGAGAAAAATAGCCGTTTTTTCATTAATAATTTTCATATTCCTTTTAATTAGCTGTAACAACACGGAAAAGTCCATAATCACCGGCGCAGATTATGGTGGGACAATTCTTGAGGTTGACGATGATAGCATCGTTATAGGCACACATCCAGACGATATGTCTCTAGCGGCCTCCTATGAAGGACCATTTGAAGTTGTTATTGATGATAATACAGAGTTTACAGGTGATATTTCAAATTTGGAACAACTTAAGGAGCAATTTAGCGAGGATAAAAAATTGTTTGCTAGTATTTGGGCTAAAGAAAAAGTTAAATATAATGACTTCAATAATCAGGTATTATCCAAGATAAATATTGAGAAGTAATTGTTAGATAACAGAATTAAAGTAAGCCAGTGAACGGAACCTATCACTGGCATTGGGACTAAAATTATATTGTTAAAATAAATATAGTGTCACCTACTTTCTACTGCAAACAACAATATAGTTTAAGCTTTTTCCTGACTGATTAAAAAACTTGAACATGCTTTTAAACGTTTGTCTGTTTTCCTTTTTCAGACCATTTTTAATAATTGTTAGCATGCCAAGTAATCCTTCATCTCGAATCATTCCTTTTGGGTTCATCAACGACATGGCTCCTGAGTTTGTTTTTACTTCTGTAAAGCCTATTGTCTTAAATGTATGCTTCCATTCATCCTGCGGAAGTGGTGAGACATTAACGTGAATGATGTCTCTTAATGTATTCACTAGTGTTTGCGGTGTCCCTTTTGTTAGCATTATGTCATGTGTTAATAACACGCCGCCTGGTTTTAACACACGATAATATTCGGATATTGCTTTCTTTTTTGCGGATTCATTAAACATTGTTAGCATTGCTTCATTAAATACAACGTCAAATGTATTATCTGCATACTGTAGATTCATAGCATTCCCCTGCTGAACAGTGATATAGTTTTGAAGCTGCGCTTTTTCGATATTCTTTTTGCCTTTTGCTAATGCATTTGTGTCCATATCGATAGCTGTTATGTTACATTTGTATGTTTTTGCAAGTTCAATCGAGGTTGTACACATATTGCAAGCAACTTCTAGTACTTTTGAATTGTTCGTTAAGTTAGCTTGATTTATTAACCAATTGGTTGCTGCAATTCCGCCTGGTCTTAATCGCTTTTTACCTAATCTTGCTAAAAAGGTATGTCCAACTTCCTTTTTCCCCATTTTGCTGCACCTCTCTTATTGCTTGTCTGGTTTCACAACAATTAACAGCATTTGAAACGATTGGATTGCATGTAATGCATGTGGTATATTTGCTGGTAAAATTATGGTTTCGCCATCATGAACAAGATATTTTTCCTCACCAATTATAATCTCTGCAATGCCAGATAGTATTTGCACCATAGCATCTCCTGGTGATGTATGCATTTTTATTGCTTCCCCTTCACCTAAGGAAAATAAGGTCATTCCGATAGAAGGTCTTTGTACTAATGTCATACTCGAAACCTGATTCGCTTCAACTGCAACCATATCCCCCAATTTAATTACTTGTGAATGTGGTATTTTTTTTATTAAGCTATCTGCTCCCATGTTAAATCTCCTTATTGTTATAATTGATTTGGACGAACTTACATCTTTCAAGTGCCTCAATTGCATGCTGCGTGTTTTTATCTATGACGAATGAATCTCCTATATGTAAAGCATAGGAAGTTTGGTTAATAGTTATATTTAAGCTCCCAT carries:
- a CDS encoding DUF6366 family protein, whose protein sequence is MTGKQTAAEKREQLRQQELKNNPTGTLKDSIDKADNGSTLEFTGNSNWKETGFTILLIVVAVLGYFGYRLLFS
- a CDS encoding BH0509 family protein, with protein sequence MSRVERNSKVKKLMEQTKFNENEISKMTDSQIEYYHWLYFVDSEYDYM
- a CDS encoding class I SAM-dependent methyltransferase, with the translated sequence MGKKEVGHTFLARLGKKRLRPGGIAATNWLINQANLTNNSKVLEVACNMCTTSIELAKTYKCNITAIDMDTNALAKGKKNIEKAQLQNYITVQQGNAMNLQYADNTFDVVFNEAMLTMFNESAKKKAISEYYRVLKPGGVLLTHDIMLTKGTPQTLVNTLRDIIHVNVSPLPQDEWKHTFKTIGFTEVKTNSGAMSLMNPKGMIRDEGLLGMLTIIKNGLKKENRQTFKSMFKFFNQSGKSLNYIVVCSRK
- a CDS encoding cupin domain-containing protein, with the protein product MGADSLIKKIPHSQVIKLGDMVAVEANQVSSMTLVQRPSIGMTLFSLGEGEAIKMHTSPGDAMVQILSGIAEIIIGEEKYLVHDGETIILPANIPHALHAIQSFQMLLIVVKPDKQ